CCAGCTTGCCAGCAGAAGCTTCTTTCATGCACATCATTAGGCGTGCGATAGCTTCGTCGTAAGTTGGTAGTGTCGCTAGTACTTCAGCATCAGTAACTGCGCCTTCAAATGCAGCAGCTTTGATCTCGAAATCTTTGTTCTCTTTAGCGAAGTCTTTGAAAAGACGCGCTGCAGCACCTGGGTGCTCGTTAGAGAACGCGATCAGAGTTGGACCAGTGAAAGTGTCAGTTAGACACTCGTAGTCTGTACCCTGAACCGCACGGCGTGCTAGTGTGTTACGAACAACTTTC
This DNA window, taken from Vibrio chagasii, encodes the following:
- the rplJ gene encoding 50S ribosomal protein L10, producing the protein MALNLQDKKAIVAEVNEAANGALSAVVADSRGVEVGAMTSLRKQAREAGVYMKVVRNTLARRAVQGTDYECLTDTFTGPTLIAFSNEHPGAAARLFKDFAKENKDFEIKAAAFEGAVTDAEVLATLPTYDEAIARLMMCMKEASAGKLVRTIAALRDQKEEAAA